One window of Pyrus communis chromosome 12, drPyrComm1.1, whole genome shotgun sequence genomic DNA carries:
- the LOC137711517 gene encoding E3 ubiquitin-protein ligase SINAT4-like: protein MEEDSFVDSLTTCDGIHGRGDTHHRRRCPRHHRRRFSAPAKSNNRAPSPVTKVHELLECPLCSKSMFPPIHQCPNGHTLCSICKLTVNRCPTCLEKLGDIRCLALEKVAESLELPCKYCSLGCMEILPYYIKLRHEAHCNFRPYSCPYPGSDECSEVGDVPFLVDHMREDHKVDLHIGSTFNHLYFKSNRREVECAARMLMVFNCYNQYFCLHFEAFHLGIAPVYIAFLRFMGDAAEAQSFSYRLEVGSNSRKLIWEGTPRSIRDSHQKVRDSHDGLIVQRNMALVFSAGDGKELKLRISGRIWKDNSA, encoded by the exons ATGGAGGAGGACAGTTTTGTTGATAGTTTGACAACATGTGATGGGATCCATGGACGAGGAGACACTCATCACCGCCGCAGATGCCCTCGCCACCACCGCCGCCGTTTCTCGGCACCGGCCAAGTCCAACAACAGAGCACCGAGTCCAGTCACAAAAGTTCATGAGCTTCTTGAATGCCCGCTCTGTTCAAAGTCCATGTTCCCACCAATCCACcag TGCCCAAACGGGCACACTCTGTGCTCAATCTGCAAACTGACGGTGAACCGGTGCCCGACTTGTCTAGAAAAACTCGGCGACATCCGATGTCTGGCGTTGGAGAAGGTGGCAGAATCATTAGAACTGCCTTGCAAGTATTGCTCTTTGGGGTGCATGGAGATCCTCCCTTACTACATCAAACTCAGGCATGAGGCTCACTGCAACTTCAGACCATACAGTTGCCCTTATCCTGGATCTGATGAGTGCTCAGAGGTTGGGGATGTTCCATTTTTGGTTGACCATATGAGAGAAGATCACAAGGTTGACTTGCACATTGGGTCAACGTTTAATCACCTCTATTTTAAGTCGAATCGCCGCGAAGTAGAGTGTGCAGCAAGGATGCTTATG GTTTTTAACTGTTACAACCAGTACTTCTGTCTGCACTTTGAAGCCTTCCACCTCGGCATAGCTCCGGTTTACATTGCATTCCTTCGCTTCATGGGCGATGCGGCTGAGGCACAAAGCTTCAGCTACAGACTGGAGGTGGGCAGCAACAGCAGGAAACTAATATGGGAAGGAACCCCTCGGAGCATCCGTGACAGCCATCAGAAAGTCAGGGACAGCCATGACGGACTCATAGTCCAGCGTAACATGGCACTTGTTTTCTCCGCTGGAGACGGGAAGGAGCTCAAGCTTCGGATCTCCGGACGGATTTGGAAGGACAACAGTGCCTAG